A region from the Synergistales bacterium genome encodes:
- a CDS encoding tungsten ABC transporter substrate-binding protein — protein MQKKFLILVSVVAVVAFVATMAVAAGSYLQMATTTSTDNTGLLDVLAPMFEEDTGIELRWVAVGTGRALELGKNCDVDVLMVHAPDA, from the coding sequence ATGCAGAAAAAATTCCTGATTCTTGTTTCCGTCGTTGCAGTTGTGGCATTTGTGGCGACCATGGCCGTGGCGGCCGGCAGCTACCTGCAGATGGCCACCACCACCAGCACCGACAACACCGGCCTTCTGGACGTACTGGCGCCCATGTTCGAGGAGGACACCGGTATCGAGCTGCGCTGGGTGGCCGTCGGTACCGGCAGGGCCCTGGAGCTCGGCAAAAATTGTGACGTGGACGTCCTGATGGTCCACGCACCCGATGCCG